In the Desulfovibrio sp. TomC genome, AGCGAGTGTTGCTTTATGTCGTCAAGTGAACGAATGTTGTTTTTTGTGCATATAAAAGACAAAATGTTGTGATAGCTTTCACCGAGACACTTGTCCCAAAATTCTATTAATCCATAAAATGCGAATATTTGTTTTTCGTTCAACGATTCGCCTGTCTTTGACCGGATGGCGAAGAATGACCACCATATAAAATTATATATACATACAGTATGACTGTCCTGAATTTCTGTTAAGCTCTCTATCTGGAGCACAGTACAAAGCTGCCGAATAGCGTCTTGCTTTTCGATATTATCTATGTAGCACCAGTAATCGATCCACCCCATAATGCCGTCGATCTTGTCTTTGGCCATGGGTTTCCACTCTTTGTAAGAGAAGATAATTTGTCTTTTGCTTTCGGTTGCCTCGTTTTTATGCGGAAGGAGTGTGGGGTTGCATTTTTCCCGAAGCCTGTTTTCCATGGCGTTAAAGGCTTGGATGTAGCGCACCTTCCAGGTCAGGGCTTTGGCCCCGCTGAATCCCATGGCCACGAGGGTGAAGCCGTCCCGGGTGAGGTTAAAGGCGGGGCGCATCTCGCCCTTGGGATCGAGGTATTCAACGGCCGCAAAATTGCGGGCGTTAAAATCTTCAGGCAGACCTCGAATGAGATTTCGGATAGCCTTCAGAACATCATCGTGCCGCTTACGGAAATGCTCGGCTAACG is a window encoding:
- a CDS encoding Rha family transcriptional regulator; the encoded protein is MTKSSQNPSLCMVNGTPVVSSLTLAEHFRKRHDDVLKAIRNLIRGLPEDFNARNFAAVEYLDPKGEMRPAFNLTRDGFTLVAMGFSGAKALTWKVRYIQAFNAMENRLREKCNPTLLPHKNEATESKRQIIFSYKEWKPMAKDKIDGIMGWIDYWCYIDNIEKQDAIRQLCTVLQIESLTEIQDSHTVCIYNFIWWSFFAIRSKTGESLNEKQIFAFYGLIEFWDKCLGESYHNILSFICTKNNIRSLDDIKQHSLQKAFNAALLGIFRHIFCNQPNRVHDL